CGGAATCCATTTTAAATGGAGATTCTATAAAATCTGGTCTAGTAGGCCAGATGGAAGGTATAGTTAACGGTGATGGTGAAAATTGATCGTATACACCTCTGCTGTTTCTATGTCCCCCTGGTATTGGTACTGATGCAGAAGATGAACCCATTTCTTGATTAGGTTCttgctttattatattatccATTGAGCTGGTTTTAATCTCTGGAAATAACTCTGTATATCCAGATTCTCCCATTtgtgataaaatcttaaaattaattgaattaaaattttctacttTTGAATTAATGGTTTAAACTATTCAGGTTTTGACAAAACTAAACTTACCAATTATCTTTCCTTCAATTAACAGAACAATCGAATATCCAATTATCAattgttgattttttaaatattaatcaaatgtaTGCAATCGTATAAACTTGCTAAACATAAGTAAAATCGTGCGAAACAATTCGATTTCGagtgaaagtaaagaaaatagtgaaatatATAATCACAGTTGGCTCGTTTGCATAGTTCTTGCTggtagaaattaataataaaaatcctCAATCCATGCGCTTACATAGTACATTCAACATCCGCACATGAGATGACCATGACTTTCGTCAGCAAATATTTTTCCTAGACGACGACATTGCTTCGAACGAAATTTTctcaaattaatttcgaaaaaatctTAAGATCGTTCGTTTCGATGTGAAAACACTTTAGAAAAACGAGTGAACGTCAATATATACCCGTGGATTACTTTCTTTAGCTACGCACCGAATATCCACAAAAACCAATCACAAAACACAGTTTGTTATTGTTTTGCCACAAAATTTTCGAGACAGTATTACTGATATTAACATAAATAGGGAACGGTCACATGACAAAAGTCGAGTATCTGACCAATCAAAACATTCAACCAATCGTAAGTAAATCTTTAACTTGTCAGTAATTTATGATTCGTGAATTTAttggtaattataatttaataaaatgaaaaatttacataataacACGAAATCTATGAAATTTACCGATTTCTATAATAAGACATTCAGAGATAAGTGAATGTACGAAAACGTATAAAgcaaatataattcatttgttGTTCATTCACTGTGCGGATTAACTCGTCACAACACAACCACGTGACTTTTGCAGGGACGTGTGCGTAATCGTGCACTAGAATAGTTCTGGAagaaaaaaaagttttatttcatacataaaattaacgttatgaatattttaagtgattattgctttatttattaataaaagaagaaaattcaataaaatgtaaaacctGGAAATTCGAAAGCTTAAAGATTCGCTAatcatattgaatattaatgaaataagtcATCTTCAACAAGCTTTATGTTTGGTTTTTTTACAGCACGCTTCTTGCTTGAAGTAAAATGGACTAAACGAGAGGTTGATCACGTGATCAACCGAAGCCATTATTATTGTGTGATGGATCTATCCATAATACGAATGAACAACAAGTGGATAATACATAGAAAGGATTGAAGCGCATTCCGGCATTTGATTGGTAGAACAAGATGGATAAACATGTATTTtaccaatgaaaaatcaaaccATGTTGTTGCGACTTTCAACTATTTAATCTAGAGTGGACAAGTATCACTTTGTGCCCAAAATACCTCAACTTCTTTTATAGGACAAGAATTTATTTGTGTGCCCCTTTCGTTCGTGTGTTAGTTATTGGATACTTTAGATTGAAGTAGATTAGACACACAAATAATGAGCATATATTACGAATGTGAACATCAGTCGGATAATTCATTGTACCTTGGTAAATGGGCATAGCATTTCCTATAATACCAAAATGGCTGGAGATAAAGTAGTTGGTGGTTCTTCATATATGAGTGGAGAAAAAGTACATCAAATTAGTGCTTGTAATGTAAATTCGAATTTAGAAGATGAATTTGTAGAATCCGTTGAATACGTCCCTTGTCCTGAATTTTTGTTCTCCGTaagtttttatgaatattagtaCATTTAAttcgtatatttattaatgtcaaaAATTCACTACTGTCAAAACAtttctttaaaacattttttgacaTTTACGAACATATCCGCTGTCCAAAAGTTTACTTAAAAGTGATATTTACAAATCAAggattataaaaaatgttggattttgtaaattaaaaaattttgatcaTTGTTGACAGttcaaaattttgataaaatatatctGAGCTTTGTGAAATTTCTTATGCACTTTTTAGTTTCATATGCTTCAATTgtctaattgaaatatttattgtttcagaCAATAACTTGTTGTTTTTGTAACGGATATTATGGACCATGTTTTGGAGAACCTGTTTGTCCGACTTGTCATGCATTTTTATTTCCAAATGACATTGGTTTTCTACCAGTTCCTATCTTCAGTGAAGTATGTTtgtttattatgattattatttttattgttatccaATATATTTCCTTAGTTTTTTTATACGCTtatgaattaataattgttaaaaaatatttcaaacttatatttttaaactttaagaTGTGTTTGAACGTTTTTCTTAAATTGTATGATTTTGAGGGTCCATACaaattttgttgattttatctgaatttatgtatacataataCATAGTTTCTTTTATGTACTGTTCTAGAAGACAGATGATGAAGATTCAGGAAACGATGAACCAACTGAACTTTACTATAATCATGAAAGAAGAGCAAGTCAACAACAACAAAGTTCTCCACAAAATCCAATTTCAAATGTATCAAACATATCAAATATCTCTAATCTTAATTCCCATATATCTCCGTGTATTCACTTgcaaaacgaaaatatttcagcTATGCAAAATTATCAAAGAGTTTCTAGCAGTATAAATGCAAGTAGTTCTAAGAGTGCAGTAGTTTCATCTCAAAATGTGCATCGCTTTCACGATGGACATTCTAATAAAGCACGAGACATAACTAATGGGAATAATGGAGCTCATTCTCAAAACcgtaatgaaaaaattttaactgtaaattttcaaaatgtggTTGAAGAAGAGCTAAATAATGTAGTGTCACAAGCTcaagaattagaaaattatcaACATTATCAATGGAATTACAAGGTGCAGGATGATATAGGAGGACCATcacaattatacaatttatccGAACGATTAGAGATGTTAACCAATTATAGACATATTGAACACGAGCCTATTAATGAACCAGGGCTGGTAGAACGGTTACCACCAGAGGTGTTGCTAGTTATTTTCTCACATTTAGACGATGTTAGTCTTTGGTCAGCTGCAAATGTTTGTCGTAGATGGCATTATTTGTTGTCAACGCATATAACATCACAACAATGGCaacaaaatgttaaattacGGTGGCCATTATATAAACCCATTGGATCAGTTAAAAACTGGTATAAAGTATATGATTTTTTAGCTTCCTCTGCACCTTGTAGAACATGTTTAGCGCAAACATGTTTAAGATCACGACCATTAAGAATGGAAGAGAATTCATGGAGAAGAAATCGCCTGCATAGTGAACTCAAGAGTTTGAGAGTAGATCCTCCTGAAGGTATCCAAGCAACGCCTTTAGACCAAATGTGCTGTCACTGGCAAGCAACTATAACTGGACCTGTAGGAAGTCCTTATGAAGGGGGCctgttttatctttatttacAAGTACCATGGAGGTATGTATACAAATGTACAAGGTAAAGCATTAATTAGAAAGTTATGTTAAGAGAAGGTATTTGTTTTTtaactattaaattaattattaaatgtattagaTACATTGCACATTTTTTATAGTTAGATAAAAATGACCTTGTATTCATCATACAAGGATTAATGTTATATATGGAGAAAATTAGGAACTCAATTATAATGGTAtcttttttgttaatatatttttttaaattacagttaTCCTCTGTACCCACCTATAGTAAGATTTCTTACAAAAATACTCCACCCAAATGTTTCCAGACACGGCGATGTTGGTATAGATTCGATTCATCATAATTGGTCATTAGCACTGACGATATCAAAAGTTTTAATCAGTGTTCAAAGTTTGCTTACGGATCCATATTGTCAGGTATATACATGTACAGAATTACAAATGCTTATTGATTTGCTCAAGTTCGTTTTGCTACCGAGTTCATCATTTCTTAAAgaacttaataaataaaaaatagtattaCAGTAAGCattgttctaataaaaatatatgtgcaatatataggtttgtatggAACCAGAATTGGGTGAAATGTATTTGACCGATCGTGAAAGGTTTGATGAAATTGCCAGAGCATGGACATGGCGATATGCTATGCATGATGTTGTCACACCactataaagaaattatattaataaattatttgataaatatacgACTACAATTCAATTGCCTTTTTAATGAATGATTACCAAATGAA
This genomic window from Nomia melanderi isolate GNS246 chromosome 9, iyNomMela1, whole genome shotgun sequence contains:
- the morgue gene encoding modifier of rpr and grim, ubiquitously expressed, producing the protein MAGDKVVGGSSYMSGEKVHQISACNVNSNLEDEFVESVEYVPCPEFLFSTITCCFCNGYYGPCFGEPVCPTCHAFLFPNDIGFLPVPIFSEKTDDEDSGNDEPTELYYNHERRASQQQQSSPQNPISNVSNISNISNLNSHISPCIHLQNENISAMQNYQRVSSSINASSSKSAVVSSQNVHRFHDGHSNKARDITNGNNGAHSQNRNEKILTVNFQNVVEEELNNVVSQAQELENYQHYQWNYKVQDDIGGPSQLYNLSERLEMLTNYRHIEHEPINEPGLVERLPPEVLLVIFSHLDDVSLWSAANVCRRWHYLLSTHITSQQWQQNVKLRWPLYKPIGSVKNWYKVYDFLASSAPCRTCLAQTCLRSRPLRMEENSWRRNRLHSELKSLRVDPPEGIQATPLDQMCCHWQATITGPVGSPYEGGLFYLYLQVPWSYPLYPPIVRFLTKILHPNVSRHGDVGIDSIHHNWSLALTISKVLISVQSLLTDPYCQVCMEPELGEMYLTDRERFDEIARAWTWRYAMHDVVTPL